The proteins below are encoded in one region of Triticum aestivum cultivar Chinese Spring chromosome 1B, IWGSC CS RefSeq v2.1, whole genome shotgun sequence:
- the LOC123110072 gene encoding F-box/FBD/LRR-repeat protein At3g52680 translates to MTDNEVDRLSKLPDDVLLNIVERLDITDVARTTILSRRWKQIPAMLSKIIITVGSFEPKDGRRKLTSHDIVRANTTVREATRSILECRTGSLHTIHLMSMQFYLGDDSIFIGQTVANTIATQKVASVEFVILTEVRTNCYVDDLLNYGKRFMVFFDSCPNAFGGLARLWLENLRLGESDFPKIFSICKQLEFLRLWRCDTGDLSLLEVEHLQLRELVISDSSLERVDLKWVPKLTVLKFNGFLSRDDPFCLGYVPQLQTVSITNVGLSWHKMLKLSELLGKTAISNLHLNFRCEKIWVKPEGRKHLLPVFRKLSFVNLFNISEECNLNWTMFILQGAPTLKELCITVRDHLCEMTKGKRRYLHEFSEEKDKGLEWEPSALDFNHHSLAELCIYGFRAEDKFVRYARNIMEAAVNLVAVNLYKNPGCEKCKRRLPSGWTLTEMLLIRDKISKGMSSNVGVCFPS, encoded by the exons ATGACG GACAATGAAGTTGATAGGCTCAGCAAGTTGCCCGATGACGTTTTGCTCAACATTGTCGAGCGACTTGATATCACTGACGTTGCACGAACCACCATCCTCTCGAGACGTTGGAAGCAGATCCCTGCTATGCTCTCAAAAATTATCATAACAGTCGGTTCTTTTGAGCCCAAGGACGGAAGGAGAAAATTAACCTCACATGATATAGTTCGGGCCAACACCACCGTTCGGGAAGCAACCAGGAGCATACTAGAATGCAGGACCGGAAGTCTACACACCATTCACCTAATGTCCATGCAATTCTATCTGGGAGATGACTCCATCTTCATTGGCCAGACTGTTGCCAACACCATAGCAACACAAAAAGTTGCTTCGGTTGAGTTCGTAATCTTAACCGAAGTGCGTACCAATTGTTACGTTGATGACCTGCTCAATTATGGGAAGCGGTTCATGGTATTCTTTGATTCATGTCCAAACGCATTTGGTGGTCTTGCACGCCTCTGGCTAGAGAATTTGAGGTTAGGCGAATCAGACTTCCCCAAAATTTTCAGTATATGCAAGCAACTAGAGTTCTTGCGCCTCTGGCGGTGTGACACGGGGGATCTGTCTTTGCTGGAAGTGGAACACCTGCAACTCCGTGAACTAGTGATTTCGGATAGCAGTCTTGAGAGGGTTGATCTCAAGTGGGTACCAAAGCTCACAGTACTGAAATTTAATGGGTTTTTATCTCGAGATGACCCTTTCTGTTTGGGCTATGTCCCACAGCTCCAGACTGTGAGCATCACTAATGTTGGTCTTTCTTGGCACAAGATGCTCAAGCTAAGTGAGTTGCTTGGTAAAACAGCCATAAGCAACCTGCATTTGAACTTCAGATGTGAAAAG ATTTGGGTCAAACCAGAAGGCCGAAAGCATTTGTTACCGGTGTTCCGCAAACTAAGTTTTGTGAATTTGTTCAACATTTCCGAAGAATGCAATCTGAATTGGACGATGTTCATACTCCAAGGCGCACCCACCCTTAAGGAACTATGCATTACG GTGCGGGATCATTTATGTGAAATGACAAAGGGGAAGCGGAGGTACTTGCATGAGTTTAGCGAGGAGAAGGACAAAGGACTGGAGTGGGAACCATCTGCCCTAGATTTCAATCACCACAGCCTGGCTGAGCTCTGTATCTATGGGTTTCGGGCAGAAGACAAATTTGTGAGGTATGCCAGAAACATCATGGAGGCAGCGGTGAACCTGGTGGCTGTAAACCTGTATAAGAATCCAGGGTGTGAGAAATGCAAGCGCAGGCTTCCAAGTGGGTGGACGTTGACGGAGATGCTGTTGATTAGAGACAAAATCAGCAAGGGTATGTCGTCAAATGTTGGGGTTTGCTTCCCGAGTTGA
- the LOC123087482 gene encoding uncharacterized protein produces the protein MEAPSGEITSDKAAGLTNGLVDSSETTDDVHLPGFLSAAMVQGVGSYSKDPVSTHSTTTRSSVYFLDVDWSGSLKFLFVENPTKNYPWTGHVVKPFKPFDLDAMHKCAARLIINAFPVEVEEFLEGYQVEPGMIRPFKAARKLKGHHLAIRRPTARRAQKHRAKIQGGGFYDSGPISHGSYGAYGFEP, from the exons ATGGAGGCACCATCTGGTGAGATCACCTCTG ACAAGGCGGCCGGCCTCACCAACGGCCTTGTGGATTCATCAGAGACAACGGATGATGTCCACCTCCCTGGGTTCCTCTCAGCAG CAATGGTTCAAGGTGTTGGTTCTTACTCCAAAGATCCTGTTAGCACACATTCAACCACAACCCGATCGTCGGTGTATTTTCTTGATGTGGATTGGA GTGGTTCCTTGAAGTTTTTGTTTGTTGAGAACCCAACTAAGAATTACCCATGGACTGGACATGTTGTTAAACCTTTCAAGCCATTTG ATTTAGACGCTATGCACAAGTGTGCTGCTCGGCTTATTATCAATGCCTTTCCTGTTGAGGTTGAGGAGTTCTTGGAAGGT TATCAAGTAGAGCCAGGCATGATTCGTCCATTTAAGGCTGCGCGGAAGCTAAAGGGACACCATCTCGCCATTCGCCGCCCTACCGCTCGTCGCGCACAGAAGCACCGTGCAAAGATACAGGGGGGTGGCTTTTACGACTCAGGCCCCATTTCCCATGGGAGTTATGGGGCTTATGGCTTTGAGCCATAG